A single Meles meles chromosome 20, mMelMel3.1 paternal haplotype, whole genome shotgun sequence DNA region contains:
- the LOC123932262 gene encoding cytochrome b-c1 complex subunit 10 gives MLTRFLGPRYRELVRYWMPTAGMWGAVGTVGLVWATDWRLILDWVPYINGKFKKDD, from the exons ATGCTGACCAGGTTCCTGGGCCCGCGCTACCGCGAGCTGGTCAGATACTG GATGCCCACGGCAGGCATGTGGGGCGCCGTGGGCACCGTGGGGCTGGTGTGGGCCACGGACTGGCGGCTGATTCTGGACTGGGTACCCTACATCAACGGCAAGTTTAAGAAGGACGATTAA
- the LOC123932261 gene encoding uncharacterized protein LOC123932261 isoform X2: MLPGPTWDGRSASGRTSEAAPHPHLDRRRPLSVQRPRLGLPGGRPGRREGCWGVSDPRSCGAVAGEGPPEAWRPPGRQVGGRRPRLPRGGRWEAWWWFVPSEVALAPLPLQRARPRFAGTRAPHGFRPQTRIPSRLGWSGPRARPSWARHTDSGGRSLLERLFLGWGGLNKREPAIAGRPPVGPRRGQPASRRGEASPGASWKPVLLSSPLRASLIRDQRRGPAGAAREGCTGLGAAGGAVGAAVSADQSQGVSEGSRSWVRGRLSPALRRSPVSLGRWPVPPSCAP, encoded by the exons ATGCTGCCGGGTCCCACGTGGGACGGGCGCAGCGCGTCGGGGCGGACGTCCGAGGCCGCTCCTCACCCCCACCTGGACCGACGCCGCCCGCTGTCTGTCCAGCGCCCTCGgctcgggctccccgggggccGACCGGGACGGCGGGAAGGCTGCTGGGGCGTTAGCGACCCTCGGAGCTGTGGCGCGGTGGCAGGGGAGGGCCCTCCGGAAGCGTGGCGTCCGCCCGGGCGTCAGGTCGGGGGGCGGCGGCCGCGGCTGCCccggggaggcaggtgggaggcgTGGTGGTGGTTCGTGCCCTCGGAAGTGGCGCTGGCCCCCCTCCCGCTGCAGCGTGCCAGGCCGCGCTTCGCCGG GACACGCGCCCCGCACGGCTTCAGACCGCAGACACGTATCCCCTCGCGGTTGGGGTGGTCAGGACCGCGGGCACGCCCGAGCTGGGCCCGCCACACCGACTCAGGAGGCCGCAGTCTTCTGGAAAGGctcttcctggggtgggggggtcttaACAAGCGCGAGCCCGCGATTGCTGGCCGACCCCCCGTGGGGCCGCGCAGGGGGCAGCCGGCTTCCCGCAGAGGAGAGGCTAGCCCGGGCGCGTCCTGGAAGCCTGTGCTCCTGAGCTCCCCTCTGCGAGCCTCGCTCATTAGGGACCAGAGGCGGGGTCCGGCTGGCGCTGCGAGGGAGGGGTGCACCGGGCTGGGAGCGGCAGGAGGGGCTGTTGGAGCCGCTGTGAGCGCTGACCAGTCACAGGGCGTAAGTGAGGGGTCGCGGTCCTGGGTGAGAGGGAGACTCAGCCCTGCGCTGCGCCGCAGCCCCGTGTCCTTGGGGAGGTGGCCTGTTCCTCCGTCGTGTGCTCCCTGA
- the LOC123932261 gene encoding uncharacterized protein LOC123932261 isoform X1: protein MLPGPTWDGRSASGRTSEAAPHPHLDRRRPLSVQRPRLGLPGGRPGRREGCWGVSDPRSCGAVAGEGPPEAWRPPGRQVGGRRPRLPRGGRWEAWWWFVPSEVALAPLPLQRARPRFAGTRAPHGFRPQTRIPSRLGWSGPRARPSWARHTDSGGRSLLERLFLGWGGLNKREPAIAGRPPVGPRRGQPASRRGEASPGASWKPVLLSSPLRASLIRDQRRGPAGAAREGCTGLGAAGGAVGAAVSADQSQGVSEGSRSWVRGRLSPALRRSPVSLGRWPVPPSCAP from the exons ATGCTGCCGGGTCCCACGTGGGACGGGCGCAGCGCGTCGGGGCGGACGTCCGAGGCCGCTCCTCACCCCCACCTGGACCGACGCCGCCCGCTGTCTGTCCAGCGCCCTCGgctcgggctccccgggggccGACCGGGACGGCGGGAAGGCTGCTGGGGCGTTAGCGACCCTCGGAGCTGTGGCGCGGTGGCAGGGGAGGGCCCTCCGGAAGCGTGGCGTCCGCCCGGGCGTCAGGTCGGGGGGCGGCGGCCGCGGCTGCCccggggaggcaggtgggaggcgTGGTGGTGGTTCGTGCCCTCGGAAGTGGCGCTGGCCCCCCTCCCGCTGCAGCGTGCCAGGCCGCGCTTCGC CGGGACACGCGCCCCGCACGGCTTCAGACCGCAGACACGTATCCCCTCGCGGTTGGGGTGGTCAGGACCGCGGGCACGCCCGAGCTGGGCCCGCCACACCGACTCAGGAGGCCGCAGTCTTCTGGAAAGGctcttcctggggtgggggggtcttaACAAGCGCGAGCCCGCGATTGCTGGCCGACCCCCCGTGGGGCCGCGCAGGGGGCAGCCGGCTTCCCGCAGAGGAGAGGCTAGCCCGGGCGCGTCCTGGAAGCCTGTGCTCCTGAGCTCCCCTCTGCGAGCCTCGCTCATTAGGGACCAGAGGCGGGGTCCGGCTGGCGCTGCGAGGGAGGGGTGCACCGGGCTGGGAGCGGCAGGAGGGGCTGTTGGAGCCGCTGTGAGCGCTGACCAGTCACAGGGCGTAAGTGAGGGGTCGCGGTCCTGGGTGAGAGGGAGACTCAGCCCTGCGCTGCGCCGCAGCCCCGTGTCCTTGGGGAGGTGGCCTGTTCCTCCGTCGTGTGCTCCCTGA